In one window of Leptospira sp. WS92.C1 DNA:
- a CDS encoding glycosyltransferase family 39 protein, whose product MSRKLSNLLFPPNTLPLVLLFLLVFAFVGILQNDRLEFPPVWPDEVLFHSPAQDFAEFGTLRTLVLEGLIPGMENTTLWMPPLYFISGGFWMKFVFSGLEGLRFFTLVTAALCILVLYLILRRIGFSSFSAFFSCLLLATDLLFLRVGTMARMEALCLLFALLSLFLLVRTSLDESPEQARGAEGFFSGILLGLSFLSHPFGAVFGIPSLYLLWKRKSLLTPWFWLGGVLPLLVWIVWLFPNLDLFLFQFGLQFGRKKELFSVFSLLTKIKILIGGYENPGVRLLFYVFLLVGIGINRKLLKEKKERFLFLFVWILGTLVFLFISTEFYYVMYLTIPISALGGILLEDSDRKRVVYTGSGLLFCNLIVLLLAYRKVGFVNPEFDLGRKFSEEIAAELKYSKKIYVQAIPDPYFYLREKYPDKKVLEFIPGELPVPPEMFIGTLDSIDTFVFSEGTKRNETIDLYLKKNSSLFYKRNVSVSPSTTRKLVRAQAEIYLRKKK is encoded by the coding sequence ATGTCCCGGAAACTTTCAAACCTTCTCTTTCCACCGAACACTCTTCCCCTTGTTCTCTTGTTTTTGCTGGTATTTGCATTTGTTGGGATTCTTCAGAACGACAGATTGGAATTTCCTCCAGTCTGGCCTGACGAGGTTCTTTTCCATTCTCCAGCTCAGGATTTTGCCGAATTTGGAACCTTGAGGACCCTTGTTCTGGAAGGTTTGATTCCGGGAATGGAAAACACGACTCTCTGGATGCCGCCCTTGTATTTTATCTCCGGCGGTTTTTGGATGAAGTTCGTTTTTTCGGGGCTCGAAGGGCTGCGATTTTTCACGTTAGTCACCGCGGCTTTGTGTATTCTGGTTTTGTATCTGATTTTAAGAAGAATCGGATTTTCATCGTTTTCCGCGTTTTTTTCCTGTCTTTTGTTGGCTACCGATCTTCTATTTTTGCGGGTCGGGACGATGGCGAGGATGGAAGCTCTTTGTCTTTTGTTTGCGTTACTCAGCTTGTTTTTATTGGTTCGAACCTCTTTGGATGAAAGTCCCGAGCAGGCGCGTGGAGCGGAAGGCTTTTTTTCCGGTATTTTACTCGGGCTTTCTTTTCTTTCTCATCCTTTCGGCGCCGTTTTTGGAATTCCCTCTCTCTACCTTCTTTGGAAAAGAAAATCCTTATTGACTCCTTGGTTTTGGCTGGGCGGGGTTCTTCCCTTACTCGTTTGGATCGTTTGGCTTTTTCCGAATTTGGATTTGTTTCTGTTTCAGTTTGGTCTTCAGTTTGGAAGAAAGAAGGAATTGTTTTCCGTTTTTTCTCTTTTGACAAAGATCAAAATTCTAATCGGCGGTTATGAAAATCCGGGTGTTCGACTTTTGTTTTATGTTTTTCTTTTAGTCGGAATTGGGATCAATCGAAAACTTCTAAAAGAAAAAAAGGAACGCTTTTTGTTTCTTTTTGTCTGGATTTTGGGGACCTTGGTCTTTCTTTTTATTTCCACCGAATTTTATTATGTGATGTATCTTACAATTCCGATTTCTGCGTTAGGCGGAATTCTTTTGGAAGATTCCGATCGCAAACGGGTTGTTTATACGGGTTCGGGACTTTTGTTTTGCAATTTGATCGTTCTTTTGCTGGCTTATAGAAAGGTCGGATTTGTAAATCCGGAATTCGATCTTGGAAGAAAGTTTTCGGAAGAGATTGCCGCAGAGTTAAAATATTCGAAAAAGATTTATGTTCAGGCGATTCCAGATCCGTATTTTTATCTACGAGAAAAATATCCGGATAAAAAGGTTTTGGAATTCATCCCGGGAGAACTTCCTGTTCCTCCGGAGATGTTTATAGGGACCCTGGATTCCATCGATACGTTTGTTTTTAGCGAAGGCACGAAAAGAAACGAGACGATCGATCTGTATCTAAAGAAAAATTCCTCTCTTTTTTATAAGAGAAATGTGTCGGTATCTCCTTCCACTACGAGAAAGCTGGTTCGCGCTCAGGCGGAAATTTATCTTCGGAAAAAAAAATGA
- the sixA gene encoding phosphohistidine phosphatase SixA, which produces MKIIIARHGEAEPISPDGTDRSRPLTIKGENDIHKMARFFQVGFKVTKIFHSPYLRTTHTAKIYTDILHPEQETESLNDLEAGQDMSRVCPLIQGLSNSDTILLVGHSPDVSVFAEKLLGIGGVGKSFLFSPGAALAVNVPREKFHDGQIIWFVCPEFLS; this is translated from the coding sequence ATGAAAATTATTATTGCTAGACACGGAGAGGCTGAGCCGATTTCTCCCGATGGAACCGATCGTTCAAGACCTCTCACAATAAAGGGAGAAAACGACATACATAAGATGGCGCGTTTTTTTCAGGTCGGATTTAAAGTCACAAAAATCTTTCACAGCCCTTATCTCAGAACCACTCACACCGCAAAAATTTATACGGACATCCTCCATCCCGAACAGGAAACCGAATCCTTGAATGATTTAGAAGCCGGACAGGATATGTCCCGAGTTTGTCCTTTGATCCAAGGGCTTTCCAATTCGGATACGATTCTACTCGTGGGTCACAGTCCGGATGTTTCGGTCTTTGCCGAAAAACTTTTGGGAATTGGCGGAGTCGGAAAAAGTTTTCTTTTCTCTCCCGGAGCAGCTCTTGCGGTAAACGTTCCGAGAGAAAAATTTCATGACGGACAAATCATCTGGTTTGTTTGTCCCGAATTTCTCTCTTAG
- a CDS encoding HDOD domain-containing protein — protein MKIQWYHYEKEGYFLSVKNLNEPIESLNPLYLRITHLNRNSDKIISFLLDRYLQYLDITSLRECIFSILRETIMNAVKANQKRVVFKEAGLDITDPAQYIAGMEKFKTELITKKDLYTDLLEKNGLHVLLTFGFNQNSFLLKVANNVGILPEEDQRIQERISKAHTYNDLSEVFENHGDESEGAGLGLAMSLLMLKNEGIEGDSYRIKSEEGVTSAYVKIPFGFKKRNINLQKTGEILSELDILPTFPDNINQIMSLINKPDSSIQSITELVGRDVSLSTNILKLANSASFSQRNRVENLEDAIKVIGLSELNSILLSLGTKKILEERYNEFEAIWERSSLSAFICRRLGERMGWKKQTITVVVCAALLHDVGRVILISLEPEISAKISEILENRSFPSPLTLEEAALGISHTTLGGMICEKWNFSDTIRVSAEMHHRPLLVKKEFQDAVFAIYLSDMIIDISQKLADYTLIQTSVLQYFGFKKEEEFTEFMAKTLQEYKDFNKKS, from the coding sequence ATGAAGATTCAGTGGTATCATTACGAAAAGGAGGGATATTTTCTCTCCGTTAAGAACCTCAATGAACCGATCGAGTCTCTCAATCCACTCTATTTGAGGATCACACATCTCAACAGAAACAGCGACAAGATCATCAGTTTCCTCCTGGATCGATATCTTCAGTATCTGGATATCACTTCCCTTAGAGAATGCATTTTTTCTATCTTGAGGGAAACCATCATGAATGCAGTTAAGGCGAATCAAAAGAGAGTCGTCTTTAAGGAAGCTGGTTTGGATATCACGGATCCCGCCCAATATATCGCAGGGATGGAAAAATTTAAAACCGAACTGATCACAAAGAAGGATCTATACACGGATCTACTCGAAAAGAACGGCCTGCATGTTCTGCTTACGTTCGGATTTAATCAGAATAGTTTTCTTTTAAAGGTGGCGAATAACGTCGGCATTCTTCCGGAAGAGGACCAGAGAATTCAGGAGCGAATTTCAAAAGCGCATACATATAACGATCTTTCGGAAGTATTTGAAAATCACGGAGACGAATCCGAGGGCGCCGGTCTTGGACTTGCGATGTCTCTTTTGATGCTGAAAAACGAAGGGATCGAAGGGGATTCGTATCGAATCAAATCCGAAGAAGGGGTCACATCGGCGTATGTGAAAATTCCGTTCGGATTTAAAAAACGAAATATCAATCTTCAGAAAACGGGAGAGATTTTATCCGAATTGGATATTCTGCCCACCTTTCCGGACAACATAAATCAGATCATGAGTCTGATCAATAAACCCGATTCTTCGATTCAGAGTATAACCGAACTTGTGGGAAGAGACGTATCGTTATCTACGAATATTCTCAAACTTGCAAACTCAGCTTCGTTTTCCCAAAGAAATAGAGTTGAGAATTTGGAAGACGCGATCAAAGTGATCGGTCTTTCGGAGTTAAACAGTATTCTTTTGAGTCTTGGAACCAAAAAGATTTTGGAAGAAAGATATAACGAATTCGAAGCGATTTGGGAAAGATCGAGCCTATCCGCTTTTATCTGTAGGCGTTTGGGTGAAAGAATGGGCTGGAAAAAGCAGACGATCACCGTCGTTGTCTGCGCGGCCCTTTTGCACGATGTCGGTCGGGTCATTTTGATTTCTTTGGAACCGGAAATTTCGGCCAAAATTTCGGAAATTTTGGAAAATCGTTCGTTTCCGTCCCCTTTGACTTTGGAGGAGGCTGCATTAGGAATTTCTCATACAACCCTCGGGGGAATGATTTGTGAAAAATGGAATTTTTCGGATACGATTCGGGTTTCCGCGGAAATGCATCATCGGCCGTTGCTCGTAAAAAAAGAATTTCAAGACGCGGTCTTTGCTATTTATCTTTCGGACATGATCATCGATATCTCTCAAAAACTCGCCGATTATACTCTTATACAAACATCCGTTTTACAATATTTCGGTTTTAAAAAAGAGGAAGAGTTTACGGAATTTATGGCTAAAACTTTGCAGGAATATAAGGATTTTAATAAAAAGTCCTGA
- a CDS encoding arylesterase, with amino-acid sequence MLKFIRNCGNSPILQILISAFLFLNCGVEVKSKGPFGAACSKIEGLPGPEDIALDGDEKILYVSSHERRISNQTGKLFWIDLRNSPIPRELPVKFPPEFRPHGISLLKTKSVYRLYVISHPKEYAEHTIEIFERKGTKWSHAGTLQDPLITSPNDLSVVSENEIFLSNDHGSGGLARYLLWDDLFGFKRAEIVHYNGKTWTSLGRPLSYGNGILYTKDSQGNELLYRSGYADRSVFRFRIFREENKPVLGEPEKIFLNSGTDNLEIDSKGRIFVVGHGSTYQFLRHSINADYHAPTQVFIILPDESFQEIFATPGDLISAGSTAIPFENRLYIAQVFNPFILNCEYSNL; translated from the coding sequence ATGCTAAAATTCATTCGAAATTGTGGGAACTCCCCAATTCTACAAATCCTAATATCCGCTTTCCTCTTCCTAAATTGTGGAGTCGAAGTAAAATCCAAAGGTCCTTTCGGAGCGGCTTGTTCTAAAATCGAAGGACTTCCCGGACCGGAAGACATCGCCCTCGATGGCGATGAAAAAATTCTCTATGTTTCGAGTCACGAACGAAGAATTTCGAACCAAACCGGAAAGCTTTTCTGGATCGATTTAAGAAATTCCCCGATTCCCAGGGAACTTCCTGTGAAATTCCCGCCGGAGTTCCGACCTCACGGGATCAGCCTTCTCAAAACAAAATCCGTATATCGTCTTTATGTAATTTCCCATCCGAAAGAATATGCGGAGCATACGATCGAAATCTTTGAACGCAAAGGAACGAAATGGTCTCATGCGGGAACTCTCCAAGATCCTTTGATCACGAGCCCCAACGATCTTTCGGTGGTTTCCGAAAACGAAATCTTTTTATCCAACGATCACGGCTCCGGCGGACTTGCGCGTTACCTTCTCTGGGATGATTTATTCGGATTCAAACGAGCGGAGATCGTCCATTACAACGGAAAGACCTGGACCAGTTTGGGTCGGCCTCTTTCCTATGGAAATGGAATCCTCTACACAAAGGATTCTCAGGGCAATGAACTTCTATATCGTTCCGGGTATGCGGACCGAAGCGTATTTCGTTTTCGAATTTTCAGAGAAGAAAACAAACCTGTCCTCGGAGAACCCGAGAAAATCTTTTTAAATTCGGGAACCGATAACTTGGAAATCGATTCAAAAGGAAGAATTTTTGTGGTCGGACACGGATCCACCTATCAATTCCTGAGACATTCAATCAATGCGGATTATCACGCCCCTACTCAGGTTTTTATAATTTTGCCGGACGAAAGTTTTCAGGAAATATTTGCCACACCGGGTGATTTGATATCCGCGGGAAGCACGGCGATTCCCTTTGAGAATAGATTGTATATCGCACAGGTTTTTAATCCATTCATACTCAATTGCGAATATTCAAATTTATGA
- a CDS encoding ABC transporter permease, whose amino-acid sequence MNNLLWIQDQFPKIFSIAFLTLRETLRKRIVYFIFIISALFLFLNFSCQIQVGGEDQSGNPNFQIYVVFLFFAFWNTVLALFLPISLLGEELENKTYLPILSRPVSSLTYLTGKSLGVLTLIFANAVFLIGIYLVKQQFSDGVLSWDLLKGSITMFPVFLFLIIFGFLLVLSFGKNAAFFGGLALLVFSTFLDLFIYESAAASLVQTSDLKKQILEVVYWILPQEGTVFFFSSSLLAKSLSQVHYYGEYSLAQIGVWILLSFVLGKVVLDRKEL is encoded by the coding sequence ATGAATAATCTTCTCTGGATCCAAGATCAATTTCCAAAAATATTTTCGATCGCATTTTTAACCCTGAGAGAAACGTTGAGAAAACGAATCGTATATTTTATTTTTATAATATCCGCTTTGTTTTTATTCTTAAATTTTTCCTGCCAGATTCAAGTAGGAGGAGAGGATCAATCCGGAAATCCGAATTTTCAGATCTATGTCGTTTTTCTTTTTTTTGCATTTTGGAATACGGTTCTCGCCTTGTTTCTTCCTATTTCTCTTTTGGGAGAAGAATTGGAAAATAAAACCTATCTTCCTATCCTGTCTCGCCCCGTTTCTTCTCTGACGTATCTAACGGGAAAATCCTTGGGTGTGCTCACTTTGATTTTTGCAAACGCAGTATTTCTCATCGGGATTTATCTTGTGAAACAGCAATTTTCAGACGGTGTTCTTTCTTGGGATTTGCTTAAGGGAAGTATCACAATGTTTCCCGTCTTTTTATTCCTGATCATTTTCGGATTTCTTTTGGTTTTATCTTTTGGGAAGAATGCGGCGTTTTTCGGGGGATTGGCGCTTCTCGTTTTTTCGACTTTTTTAGATTTGTTTATCTATGAATCGGCTGCGGCAAGTTTGGTGCAAACCTCGGATCTGAAAAAACAGATTTTAGAAGTCGTCTATTGGATTTTACCTCAAGAAGGGACCGTCTTTTTCTTTTCCAGTTCTCTTCTTGCAAAAAGTCTTTCTCAGGTCCATTATTATGGGGAATACTCGCTTGCTCAAATCGGGGTTTGGATTCTTCTTTCGTTTGTTTTGGGAAAAGTTGTCTTGGACAGGAAAGAACTCTGA
- a CDS encoding SGNH/GDSL hydrolase family protein, translating into MNSNGIRRIFPFWNILILLFFSCVQKESDPQGLSALLPLQGPLLKIGIIGDSLSQRSDGFGLREKLGTRFLLTDYSVSGRSVPGWTQVIGTALTENQDLLILELGTNDVSGYPIDQFPTNYETLLSMIHSHANSAILVTVLAPTIQAGYRANILQINSYLKSLEARYPIADMESPFLELENTIPLYPQTDPIHPNPAGYDLMGTVYADSILKLFVPRLQK; encoded by the coding sequence ATGAACTCGAACGGAATTCGAAGGATTTTTCCATTTTGGAATATTCTAATTTTATTATTCTTTTCCTGCGTCCAGAAGGAATCCGATCCCCAGGGGCTTTCGGCGTTGTTGCCTTTGCAAGGTCCGCTTTTGAAAATCGGAATTATCGGTGATTCTCTTTCTCAAAGATCGGACGGATTCGGGCTCAGGGAAAAATTGGGAACTCGGTTTTTGCTTACGGATTATTCGGTTTCGGGAAGGTCGGTACCTGGATGGACTCAGGTGATTGGAACGGCGCTGACCGAAAATCAGGATCTTTTGATTTTAGAACTGGGGACAAACGACGTTTCGGGTTATCCGATCGATCAGTTTCCGACCAACTATGAAACCTTGTTGAGTATGATTCATTCTCATGCCAATTCCGCGATTTTGGTGACGGTTTTAGCCCCCACGATTCAGGCCGGTTATCGTGCAAATATTCTTCAGATCAATTCCTATCTGAAAAGTTTAGAGGCGCGTTATCCGATCGCGGATATGGAATCCCCTTTTTTGGAACTGGAAAATACGATCCCTCTTTATCCACAAACGGATCCCATTCATCCCAATCCCGCGGGTTACGATTTGATGGGAACCGTTTATGCAGATTCTATTCTGAAACTGTTTGTTCCGCGCTTGCAAAAGTAA
- a CDS encoding ATP-binding cassette domain-containing protein, producing the protein MSEFAIEIDSIQKKYKEQHALKGVSFQVPKGSVFGLLGPNGAGKTSLVRILMGFSKQSEGYFHLFGLPFSPDLRKRIGYLPEKVAIPGFLTGEEFLTFSGKLAGIKGSEIRTKSKVLLEKTGIADAGAKKVAGYSKGMLQRLGLAAALIGDPELLILDEPGSGLDPKGYIDFRETLVEENKSRGTTVLLNSHRLLEVEKVCHEIGILNLGTLAALGPLESLKEGKNRIHIKVESVSAELDSYIRKISSEQKIVENQIEFLPENGIDLRKIPAEIVNLGANILKYERITESLEEVFLRVTGGNNE; encoded by the coding sequence ATGTCCGAATTTGCAATTGAAATCGATTCGATTCAAAAAAAATACAAAGAACAGCACGCTCTCAAAGGCGTCTCCTTTCAAGTTCCTAAGGGATCCGTTTTTGGACTTTTAGGTCCGAACGGAGCCGGCAAGACCAGCCTGGTCCGAATTCTTATGGGCTTTTCCAAACAAAGCGAAGGATACTTTCACTTATTTGGACTTCCCTTTTCACCCGATTTGCGAAAAAGAATCGGATATCTTCCGGAGAAGGTTGCGATCCCAGGATTTTTAACCGGAGAAGAATTCCTAACGTTTAGCGGAAAGTTAGCCGGAATCAAAGGCTCGGAAATCCGAACAAAATCAAAAGTCCTTTTGGAAAAAACCGGAATCGCGGATGCGGGAGCAAAAAAGGTCGCCGGTTATTCCAAAGGAATGTTACAGAGATTGGGGCTTGCTGCCGCGTTGATCGGTGATCCCGAACTTCTGATCTTAGACGAGCCGGGTTCCGGTTTGGATCCAAAGGGTTATATCGATTTTCGAGAAACTCTTGTGGAAGAAAACAAATCCAGAGGAACCACAGTATTATTAAATTCTCATAGACTTTTGGAAGTGGAAAAAGTCTGTCACGAGATCGGGATTTTGAATCTGGGAACCCTTGCGGCTCTCGGTCCTTTGGAATCTCTGAAGGAAGGAAAGAATCGGATTCATATCAAAGTGGAATCCGTTTCCGCCGAATTGGATTCTTATATCCGTAAAATTTCTTCCGAACAAAAAATCGTAGAAAATCAAATCGAGTTTCTTCCGGAAAACGGAATCGATCTGAGAAAAATTCCGGCGGAGATCGTGAATTTAGGAGCTAACATTTTGAAATATGAAAGAATCACCGAATCCTTGGAAGAGGTTTTCCTGAGAGTTACAGGAGGAAACAATGAATAA
- a CDS encoding penicillin-binding transpeptidase domain-containing protein, protein MLRGWILFVSLWVLVSAKGIYSKEITLFSHFTDSSPSVTGERILLKQTFTPASTFKYWIVLFLLEQNLVSPDLKMPSSETHIPNSPRDLNLRDAMFYSSNSFFLSFLKDDLQRYSQLEDTLIRIGFVSGKFKKPFLDKKNVYFSKAILVSPEFQHNFMVEFLKDEGGSKNVSPKTFRLWKDAAFWSFCDSQNSIVYGKTGSLGGAFWFLGFLEKRQSFLNRLWNGSRKKEYTVITVLQTGEGANREGAIRSFYRSAGCEGELDQIGLRISE, encoded by the coding sequence TTGCTTCGCGGCTGGATTTTATTCGTATCCCTTTGGGTTTTAGTTTCCGCCAAAGGGATCTATTCCAAGGAAATTACACTATTCTCACATTTCACTGATTCCTCTCCCTCGGTAACAGGGGAGAGGATTCTTCTCAAACAAACGTTCACGCCTGCCTCCACTTTCAAATACTGGATTGTTTTATTTCTTTTGGAGCAGAATCTTGTATCCCCCGATCTGAAAATGCCCAGCTCTGAAACGCATATTCCGAATTCACCCAGAGATTTGAATCTGAGAGATGCGATGTTTTATTCCTCTAATTCTTTTTTTCTTTCCTTCTTGAAAGACGATCTCCAACGTTATTCGCAATTGGAAGATACTTTGATTCGAATCGGTTTTGTTTCCGGAAAATTCAAAAAACCTTTTTTAGATAAAAAGAATGTATATTTTTCCAAAGCGATTTTAGTCTCTCCGGAATTTCAACATAATTTTATGGTCGAGTTTTTAAAAGACGAAGGCGGTTCCAAGAATGTTTCTCCGAAAACGTTTCGACTTTGGAAGGACGCGGCGTTTTGGTCGTTTTGTGATTCTCAAAATTCGATTGTTTACGGTAAGACCGGATCCCTTGGCGGTGCATTTTGGTTTCTTGGATTTTTGGAAAAGAGACAATCTTTTTTGAATCGATTGTGGAATGGCTCTCGTAAAAAAGAATATACGGTAATTACTGTTTTACAAACGGGAGAGGGTGCAAATCGGGAAGGAGCGATTCGTTCTTTTTACAGATCCGCAGGTTGTGAAGGAGAATTGGATCAGATTGGTTTAAGAATCTCGGAGTGA
- a CDS encoding tyrosine-type recombinase/integrase, protein MRIRSKKMLTEGEMRTLVQASKDYPRHYTWTRTLLWLGLRPSELVAIRCADVDIENRILKICGSARIQDRFLEIPGCLLKDFYSETRGKKPEDFLFYGRDGKVHKRTIQKLFQKLKSQTGIEITSPIIRKTIAVRMDSYGVPIKEIGSYLGCKTLRAIYKLTGKSAKTTPQKLFSIEKIIDLET, encoded by the coding sequence ATGCGAATTCGATCGAAAAAGATGTTGACCGAGGGCGAAATGCGAACTCTGGTTCAGGCGAGTAAGGATTATCCGAGACATTACACTTGGACTCGAACTCTATTGTGGCTTGGATTGAGACCTTCCGAATTGGTGGCCATCCGGTGCGCCGACGTAGATATAGAGAATCGAATATTAAAAATTTGTGGATCGGCCCGGATTCAGGATCGTTTTTTAGAGATTCCCGGTTGTTTGCTGAAAGATTTTTACAGCGAAACAAGAGGTAAGAAGCCGGAAGATTTTTTGTTTTATGGAAGAGACGGAAAGGTTCATAAGAGAACGATTCAAAAACTTTTTCAAAAATTAAAATCTCAAACAGGGATTGAAATCACGTCCCCCATCATCCGAAAAACGATTGCGGTCCGTATGGATTCTTACGGAGTTCCGATCAAGGAAATTGGGTCTTATCTTGGATGCAAAACTTTACGAGCAATCTATAAATTAACTGGAAAAAGCGCGAAGACGACTCCTCAGAAATTATTTTCCATAGAAAAAATTATAGACTTAGAAACTTAA
- a CDS encoding STAS domain-containing protein: protein MEIKTKKIGKHTLVALNGRLDIGHSDEVEAKLLDDVQSGQGDILINLENISYISSSGIRIFVGMVRELEKQGRKLKLCCITPPVKKVFDVVELLDLFEVYETESSALDSLT from the coding sequence TTGGAAATCAAAACGAAAAAGATCGGTAAACATACTCTAGTAGCGCTTAACGGAAGACTGGATATCGGACATTCAGACGAAGTAGAAGCGAAATTACTAGACGATGTTCAATCCGGCCAGGGCGACATATTGATCAACCTGGAAAATATCTCTTACATCTCATCCTCTGGAATCCGTATTTTTGTAGGTATGGTCAGAGAACTGGAAAAGCAGGGAAGGAAATTGAAACTTTGTTGTATCACTCCTCCCGTAAAAAAAGTATTCGATGTGGTTGAACTCTTGGATCTGTTTGAAGTGTACGAAACAGAAAGTTCCGCTCTCGATTCGCTTACTTAA
- a CDS encoding cyclic nucleotide-binding domain-containing protein, protein MSTGIFQIVNFQKGSYIIVEGKKDSPSFFIIREGKVKIGRENPVVGEDPNSVQGPGDFFGVVAAMSQHAQIESAVALTDVSVIEVSYDQFGTLIQRNTPVAMKIIRYFSMKLRQFDQTITRLTFRSAVEEDPNELYNIGENYFNQKNNSHAAYAFQKYLQYLPNGPFATQAKLKLQTMNQPMQATAIDLTKFNRMYADNEMIFCEHEPGRELYIIQNGKVKITKIVDKNEVLLAVLQNGDIFGEMALLDNKPRSASAIAWGQVQLLAINKANFEGMVKAQPQLATRLITLLSERIWTAYKQLANLMINDPQGRIADTLLTLVEKNRIKISPKVSYNFEIGTKDLIKMVGLSYPKDENLVLDLLTKNKWIKLDQGKLSCTDLVELEKLVHIYRKKSQMENKLKKRA, encoded by the coding sequence ATGTCCACAGGCATCTTCCAAATCGTAAATTTTCAGAAGGGATCCTACATCATCGTAGAAGGAAAAAAGGATTCTCCTAGTTTTTTTATCATTCGAGAAGGGAAGGTAAAAATCGGCAGGGAAAACCCTGTTGTCGGAGAAGATCCGAATTCGGTGCAAGGTCCCGGAGATTTTTTCGGTGTAGTCGCCGCGATGAGCCAGCACGCCCAAATCGAATCGGCAGTAGCACTCACTGACGTATCCGTAATCGAAGTAAGCTACGATCAATTCGGCACATTGATCCAAAGAAACACTCCGGTAGCGATGAAAATCATCCGCTACTTCTCCATGAAACTCCGTCAGTTTGACCAGACGATCACTCGTCTGACATTCCGCTCGGCCGTGGAAGAAGATCCGAACGAACTTTATAATATTGGGGAAAACTACTTTAATCAAAAGAATAATTCTCACGCAGCATACGCATTCCAAAAGTATCTTCAATACCTTCCTAACGGCCCGTTTGCAACCCAGGCTAAACTGAAGCTGCAAACGATGAACCAGCCGATGCAGGCTACCGCGATCGATCTGACTAAATTCAATCGTATGTATGCGGATAACGAAATGATCTTTTGCGAGCATGAACCCGGAAGAGAATTGTATATTATCCAAAACGGAAAAGTAAAAATCACAAAGATCGTGGATAAAAACGAAGTGCTTCTCGCTGTTCTTCAAAACGGCGATATCTTCGGTGAAATGGCGCTTCTCGATAACAAACCGAGATCGGCTTCCGCAATCGCCTGGGGGCAAGTGCAGCTCCTTGCGATCAACAAAGCGAACTTTGAGGGAATGGTAAAAGCACAACCTCAATTGGCGACTCGTCTGATCACCCTTCTCTCGGAAAGAATTTGGACTGCATACAAACAGTTGGCAAACTTGATGATCAACGATCCCCAAGGTAGAATTGCGGATACCCTTCTTACGCTTGTGGAAAAAAATAGAATCAAGATTTCTCCGAAGGTTTCATATAACTTTGAGATCGGAACCAAGGACTTGATTAAGATGGTGGGACTTTCCTATCCTAAAGACGAAAATTTAGTATTGGATCTTTTGACCAAAAACAAGTGGATCAAACTGGATCAAGGAAAACTGAGCTGTACCGATTTAGTGGAATTGGAAAAACTCGTTCATATTTATAGAAAAAAATCCCAGATGGAAAACAAACTCAAGAAAAGAGCATAA
- a CDS encoding tol-pal system YbgF family protein codes for MQVKGPFVFLLILFLIGFSFSKPLSSEVGVLQELQAENLLRIAEEAYKDRKFHKSIEEIKSFLILYPSSKFKNKAYQVLKNNYSRLGRPEKVLEINLYQYSQEPTSNLGLNALFEAGKLYLEVGEEEKAREVFKSICSQSFSRELAEKASLELSEWEILSGSKTEILECGEK; via the coding sequence TTGCAGGTAAAAGGTCCCTTTGTTTTCCTACTCATTTTGTTCTTAATTGGGTTCTCTTTTTCAAAACCCCTCAGCTCGGAAGTCGGCGTACTCCAGGAACTCCAAGCGGAAAATCTTCTCCGAATCGCGGAAGAAGCCTATAAAGATCGTAAATTTCACAAATCGATCGAAGAGATCAAAAGTTTTCTTATCCTCTATCCTTCCAGCAAATTCAAAAACAAAGCCTATCAGGTTTTAAAGAATAACTATTCGAGACTGGGTCGACCGGAAAAGGTTTTGGAAATCAACCTTTATCAATATTCGCAAGAACCGACTTCTAACCTCGGTTTGAACGCCTTATTTGAAGCTGGAAAACTCTATCTGGAGGTAGGCGAGGAGGAAAAAGCAAGGGAAGTTTTCAAGTCGATCTGTTCTCAATCGTTTTCCAGAGAGCTTGCTGAAAAAGCCTCTCTGGAACTCTCAGAATGGGAGATTTTAAGTGGTTCAAAAACGGAAATCTTAGAATGTGGGGAAAAGTAG